Proteins encoded in a region of the Paenibacillus sp. E222 genome:
- a CDS encoding deoxyribodipyrimidine photo-lyase translates to MKLFIHRKDLRTDDLVAFDYLRHQDAESLHVLIYDPFLLRQGREQEHSGVNFLQHAVDLGKRYRDSGRKLHVAYGKPAEVIDYILEQMQGRIDEVIVHRDMTPYAMERDRGIRKVTEEREVTFTQLTDHLLMDLKGFADFTGKSEPYKVFAAFHRRWVEFMNEHPNPASTTTVAEVKVSDQQIEWSETFQVPQQLLAYDGSDLNEPHQLLDGFLSDRIADYGDHRDEYEAYEPSGLSSYVAVGAVSIRKMYDAAKRTEHSDEWIRQLCFRDFYLYRAVYESHYFTYEKVYDLSALSEVHFERWCKADTGIPIIDAAMTELNETGHMLNRLRILTAMFLTKNLRCPFTLGEAYFRRKLRDYDNIQNRGNWLWCASLGENAAPYFRVNNPVTQSEKYDPQGDYIRKWLPDLKDLHSKEIHQPRQNAIVDLKASRQSAIEIYKQILASRQQ, encoded by the coding sequence ATGAAGTTATTCATACATCGCAAAGATTTGCGTACAGATGATCTGGTGGCATTCGATTATTTGCGGCACCAGGATGCAGAGAGTCTGCATGTGCTCATCTATGATCCATTTCTGCTGCGGCAGGGTCGTGAACAGGAACATAGCGGAGTGAATTTTCTACAGCATGCTGTTGATCTTGGTAAGCGGTATCGCGATTCTGGTCGCAAGCTGCACGTAGCTTATGGCAAACCGGCTGAGGTGATTGATTATATCCTCGAACAGATGCAAGGTCGTATAGATGAAGTTATTGTTCATCGGGATATGACCCCATATGCAATGGAACGGGATCGTGGAATACGCAAGGTAACCGAGGAACGAGAAGTCACATTTACCCAGCTGACGGATCATCTGTTGATGGATTTGAAGGGGTTTGCTGATTTTACGGGCAAGTCGGAGCCATATAAAGTATTTGCTGCCTTCCACCGACGCTGGGTGGAATTCATGAATGAGCATCCCAATCCAGCTTCAACCACTACGGTTGCAGAGGTGAAGGTCAGTGATCAGCAGATAGAATGGTCAGAGACATTCCAGGTACCACAACAATTGCTGGCATATGATGGTTCGGATTTGAATGAACCTCATCAATTGTTGGATGGCTTTTTATCTGACAGAATTGCCGATTACGGAGATCATCGGGATGAATATGAAGCATATGAACCGAGTGGTCTCAGTTCATATGTAGCTGTGGGGGCTGTATCCATTCGCAAGATGTACGATGCTGCAAAACGTACGGAGCATTCGGATGAATGGATCAGACAATTATGTTTCCGCGACTTCTATCTGTATCGGGCTGTATATGAGAGTCATTATTTTACATATGAAAAAGTTTATGATCTGTCGGCACTCAGCGAGGTCCACTTTGAACGATGGTGCAAGGCCGATACGGGCATTCCGATTATCGACGCAGCGATGACGGAACTGAATGAGACTGGACATATGCTGAATCGGCTTCGTATTCTGACCGCGATGTTCCTTACCAAAAATCTGCGATGCCCGTTCACACTGGGTGAAGCTTATTTCAGACGCAAGCTTCGTGACTATGATAATATTCAAAATCGGGGCAACTGGCTGTGGTGTGCATCACTTGGCGAGAATGCAGCTCCATACTTTCGGGTGAACAATCCGGTGACACAGTCAGAGAAGTATGATCCCCAAGGGGATTATATCCGCAAATGGCTGCCTGACCTGAAGGATTTGCATAGTAAAGAGATTCATCAGCCTCGTCAGAATGCCATTGTTGATCTGAAAGCTTCAAGACAATCAGCTATTGAGATCTATAAACAAATTCTGGCCAGTCGTCAGCAGTGA
- a CDS encoding acyltransferase has protein sequence MSETIKRERIPELNLVRAMAIIGVLCVHSTSYATVDMTGSGYYWLYNFINIFMKYGTPTFIFMSSFVLFYNYYSRPLDKKLVSNFYKKRFVYILLPYFLFSLMYFVILHFTHYQGRPFGESTVSFITKLFTGKAYTHLYFVFINMQFYLLFPLVLWLLKKYPSVVKWSVPIGLLIQWAFIVSNKYGFQVPNKGSWAFSYFSYFMLGAFIGVYFPKIKQWFVISRENATKARVVSWIVLWAVWILAGLGHVYIYYLLRMKIATYNTLWYEFFWNLHTFACALVLIQIAYLLYRKGPSLIVKPLNRLGALSFGIYLIHPFFLLVYRNFPPQTGVSWLIHLWYAGGFGVALIASWIVVGLTAKFIPFAWVIFGNLPKPKPRLVPQQNSGQFDVR, from the coding sequence ATGAGTGAAACAATCAAAAGAGAGCGAATCCCAGAGCTGAATCTCGTGCGGGCAATGGCGATCATCGGTGTGCTGTGTGTACATTCCACTTCATACGCGACGGTGGACATGACAGGTTCAGGGTATTACTGGCTGTACAATTTTATTAATATTTTTATGAAATATGGTACACCAACGTTTATTTTTATGAGCAGTTTTGTACTGTTCTATAACTATTATTCTCGCCCGCTCGACAAGAAGCTGGTCAGCAACTTTTACAAAAAAAGATTTGTTTACATTTTACTGCCGTATTTCCTATTTTCATTAATGTATTTTGTAATCCTGCACTTCACGCATTATCAGGGCCGTCCGTTCGGAGAATCAACAGTAAGCTTCATAACAAAACTGTTCACGGGCAAGGCGTATACGCATCTGTACTTTGTATTTATTAATATGCAATTCTATCTGTTATTCCCGTTGGTATTGTGGCTGCTCAAGAAATATCCCTCAGTCGTCAAATGGTCGGTACCAATTGGGCTGCTCATTCAGTGGGCATTTATCGTAAGTAATAAATATGGTTTCCAGGTGCCGAACAAGGGAAGTTGGGCGTTCTCGTATTTCTCCTATTTCATGCTGGGTGCTTTTATCGGGGTATATTTTCCGAAGATTAAACAATGGTTTGTCATCAGTCGGGAGAATGCAACCAAAGCTCGTGTAGTTTCATGGATTGTGCTGTGGGCGGTATGGATTTTGGCCGGACTCGGTCATGTGTACATTTATTATCTGCTTCGCATGAAGATCGCAACGTATAACACGCTGTGGTACGAGTTTTTCTGGAATCTGCATACGTTCGCATGTGCGTTGGTGCTTATTCAAATCGCGTACCTGCTTTATCGCAAAGGACCATCGCTGATTGTTAAGCCGCTCAATCGGCTTGGGGCATTGTCCTTTGGTATTTATCTGATTCATCCATTCTTCCTGTTGGTCTATCGGAATTTTCCACCACAAACCGGGGTTTCCTGGCTGATTCACCTGTGGTACGCCGGAGGTTTTGGTGTGGCGTTAATCGCTTCCTGGATTGTGGTTGGACTCACGGCAAAATTCATTCCGTTTGCATGGGTGATTTTCGGCAATTTGCCAAAACCGAAGCCACGTCTGGTACCGCAACAAAACTCGGGACAATTCGACGTTCGTTAA
- a CDS encoding HNH endonuclease, which yields METGSAPFRQEMTEHEAQLTKTCMYCGQKRPLSEFRRRTGKRAGPGARRGACRHCRQLGGRADNDNTSLRTSDEAIKSHQGAAAARPSASANHRAERIVDAVNGTPSIAATSQRREESQASTGSSSSSEGETADFVASSTVSSPSGNRKKRRRRRKAKRPELHTGKESLSRTEVESEAVDQPQTGADLQDRDSQVHTAIADPSAKRARARIAAGTDQAAEQEIAAAKALLHAKPQGLAAEPGAADQPTAAKRKRKRRRKRAAALPSGAGQARSIAEASAPSLSDRGDASVAGPPAAAAQPAAAAQPAPGQAPGAAMEAAPPAPGRQPGSPGSKPRPARKERAPKAGGEDTARAGSSGQRAPAHSSRSHGAGTESRPRRHTPAVPVAIDPEDPASLRTNRQGMVRMRGKTDKGRRWHQEVDMELAVTLVKEKAAVVVNRYTIRRLFSNKDFKRFILTRDNYTCYFCGSYGDTIDHLLPRAKGGHTTPLNCVCACNLCNQSKAAMDAEEFMRSGIPEWNAAHQEELNELAMQEAQLE from the coding sequence ATGGAGACGGGCTCGGCCCCTTTCCGGCAGGAAATGACGGAACATGAAGCGCAACTGACCAAGACATGTATGTATTGCGGGCAAAAGCGACCTTTGTCCGAATTTCGACGAAGAACCGGAAAGCGGGCTGGCCCGGGAGCCAGACGTGGCGCTTGTCGCCACTGTCGTCAGCTCGGTGGACGAGCGGATAACGATAACACCTCACTCCGGACTTCGGATGAGGCGATAAAGAGCCATCAAGGTGCTGCGGCTGCCAGACCTTCTGCATCTGCGAATCATAGAGCTGAACGGATCGTCGATGCCGTTAATGGAACACCTTCTATTGCTGCTACTTCACAAAGACGCGAGGAGTCACAGGCATCCACAGGTTCATCTTCTTCGTCGGAAGGTGAAACGGCTGACTTCGTTGCTTCTTCAACTGTCTCTTCCCCTTCGGGCAACCGCAAGAAGAGGAGAAGGAGGAGAAAGGCGAAGCGACCAGAGCTGCATACCGGTAAGGAATCGCTCTCCCGAACTGAGGTGGAGAGCGAGGCTGTAGATCAGCCGCAGACGGGGGCTGATCTGCAAGACAGGGATTCGCAGGTGCATACAGCGATTGCTGATCCATCTGCGAAGCGTGCCCGCGCGCGTATAGCCGCTGGCACGGATCAGGCCGCCGAGCAGGAGATTGCGGCGGCCAAGGCTCTGCTGCACGCCAAGCCGCAAGGCCTGGCAGCAGAGCCAGGGGCTGCGGATCAGCCGACCGCAGCCAAGCGCAAACGCAAGCGGCGCCGCAAACGTGCTGCCGCGCTGCCGTCCGGCGCAGGACAGGCCCGCAGCATAGCTGAGGCCAGTGCGCCGAGCCTGAGCGACCGTGGCGATGCCTCGGTCGCCGGACCCCCAGCAGCGGCCGCACAGCCTGCCGCTGCTGCACAGCCCGCGCCCGGCCAAGCGCCGGGCGCGGCCATGGAGGCTGCGCCTCCTGCACCCGGGCGCCAGCCAGGCTCGCCCGGGTCGAAGCCGCGCCCGGCACGCAAGGAGCGTGCGCCTAAGGCGGGCGGCGAAGACACAGCCCGCGCCGGATCATCCGGGCAGCGGGCGCCAGCACATTCCAGCCGCAGTCACGGGGCTGGAACGGAAAGCCGCCCCCGCCGTCATACGCCGGCGGTGCCTGTAGCGATTGATCCGGAAGATCCGGCATCACTTCGGACGAACCGGCAGGGTATGGTGCGCATGCGCGGCAAGACGGACAAAGGACGGCGCTGGCATCAGGAAGTGGATATGGAGCTGGCGGTCACGCTGGTCAAGGAAAAAGCTGCTGTTGTGGTTAATCGGTACACGATCCGCCGATTGTTTAGCAACAAGGATTTCAAGCGGTTTATTTTGACCCGTGATAACTATACCTGTTACTTCTGTGGCTCGTATGGAGATACGATTGACCATCTTCTGCCGCGAGCCAAAGGTGGGCATACTACCCCACTTAACTGTGTCTGCGCCTGCAATCTGTGCAATCAGTCCAAAGCAGCGATGGATGCCGAGGAATTCATGCGTTCCGGTATTCCCGAGTGGAATGCTGCGCATCAGGAAGAGCTGAATGAATTGGCAATGCAGGAAGCTCAGCTAGAATAA
- a CDS encoding TVP38/TMEM64 family protein — translation MNPASLDIMSYITEENIRFWLEKFRSLGPLPGILLTFMKSFVPPLPTLLIVGVNGAVYGLWAGFLYSWIGMVLGCTVTFLIVREIGKSAFVERWANKPRVQRSMVWIRRNAFSYVFLLSIFPVGPFVIINVAAGIARMRLMSFLLAVSFGKAIMIFCVTYIGSNVAQFMEHPVRWGGVLLFIVVSLWASRKLERHFTRSSSNREEMNDLSHSSGKSISS, via the coding sequence ATGAACCCGGCATCTTTGGACATCATGTCCTATATTACGGAAGAGAATATTCGTTTTTGGCTGGAGAAGTTTCGCTCCCTGGGCCCTTTACCGGGAATTTTGCTTACCTTTATGAAATCCTTCGTGCCCCCGCTGCCTACGCTGCTCATTGTTGGGGTTAACGGAGCCGTGTACGGGCTATGGGCAGGGTTTTTATATTCATGGATCGGGATGGTCCTTGGCTGTACCGTTACATTTCTGATTGTAAGAGAGATTGGAAAATCGGCTTTTGTGGAACGTTGGGCTAACAAACCCCGTGTGCAGCGCAGCATGGTATGGATTCGGCGGAATGCGTTCAGTTATGTGTTTTTGTTGAGTATTTTTCCGGTTGGCCCTTTCGTCATTATCAATGTAGCGGCAGGTATTGCACGAATGAGATTAATGTCCTTCCTGCTTGCGGTGAGTTTTGGCAAAGCCATTATGATCTTCTGTGTGACGTATATTGGTTCCAATGTAGCTCAGTTTATGGAACACCCTGTGCGGTGGGGCGGCGTGTTGCTGTTTATCGTAGTATCCCTGTGGGCAAGTCGGAAGCTGGAGCGGCACTTCACCCGTTCGTCATCCAATCGTGAGGAAATGAATGATCTGAGTCACTCCTCTGGAAAGTCTATTTCGTCGTAA
- a CDS encoding DUF1835 domain-containing protein has product MIDNVFDFEKELHLMNEDELRSLLRMLYLIAEREVSVQSAKEHSDHFATKIQSIFNTLDENRNREKAEKQALMAQKPREIHIAIGESPLGSIKVAMGKVPGRSERRFFSMNDYYAIGPLGDLTNKADLHRRHLWLLEKLYLSENGSYAVQGMNELIQLNSVVSSINEDTRIIIWYANNAHERTGLLYAMHLLRDRLGPIYLIETSALYQELFHNSEVQHDVLRTGEIFSEKLLAMWQHGVNAEPLSLEERRQMEQEWVDLAVQPGLLRLMKDGEIQSVPEDAIDEYIMQKAREVMLTRQPGEFIKSARLVGEVLGHLEQAVGDAFIEYRVRQLIIQGRLEMEGKPHAMRFYSVRLPQ; this is encoded by the coding sequence ATGATTGACAATGTCTTTGATTTTGAAAAGGAGCTGCACCTTATGAATGAGGATGAGCTGCGTTCGCTATTGCGTATGCTTTATCTCATTGCAGAAAGGGAAGTCAGTGTTCAGTCAGCGAAAGAACATTCCGATCATTTTGCAACGAAAATTCAGTCGATATTTAATACATTGGACGAGAATCGGAACCGGGAGAAAGCTGAGAAACAGGCATTGATGGCACAGAAACCACGTGAAATTCATATAGCGATTGGAGAATCGCCGTTAGGTAGCATTAAGGTTGCGATGGGCAAGGTTCCAGGGCGCTCGGAGCGGCGGTTTTTCTCTATGAATGACTACTATGCCATCGGTCCATTGGGCGATTTGACGAACAAGGCGGATTTACACCGCAGGCACCTATGGCTACTTGAGAAACTTTATTTGAGTGAGAATGGAAGTTATGCCGTCCAAGGCATGAATGAGCTGATTCAATTAAACAGCGTAGTGAGTTCAATTAATGAAGATACCCGAATCATCATCTGGTATGCGAATAATGCTCATGAGAGAACAGGGCTTTTATATGCCATGCATTTGCTGCGTGATAGGCTGGGGCCTATCTATTTGATCGAGACCAGTGCATTATATCAGGAATTATTTCATAATTCTGAAGTTCAGCATGATGTTCTTAGAACAGGTGAAATTTTTTCTGAGAAGTTGTTAGCGATGTGGCAACACGGTGTGAATGCCGAACCGTTGTCTTTGGAGGAACGCAGACAAATGGAGCAAGAGTGGGTGGATTTGGCTGTACAGCCTGGACTTCTGCGATTAATGAAGGATGGCGAGATTCAGAGTGTGCCCGAAGACGCGATTGATGAGTACATTATGCAGAAAGCCAGAGAAGTTATGTTAACCAGACAGCCGGGCGAGTTTATAAAATCAGCCCGCCTCGTAGGTGAGGTGTTGGGCCATCTCGAACAAGCTGTCGGAGACGCATTCATTGAATACCGTGTTCGACAGTTGATCATACAAGGACGGCTTGAGATGGAAGGGAAGCCACATGCCATGCGATTCTACAGTGTGAGGCTTCCCCAGTAA
- a CDS encoding cupin domain-containing protein, producing the protein MKEDMNNVQTMLFQDDGVIPNHSSLPVLLYKGIWATDSSRAESLLNQNGWGNSWINGVFNYHHYHSNAHEVLAVVSGWVELILGGEHGKVVRLQAGDVVVLPAGTGHKRLSASLDFRIAGAYPGGMSYNTRTGEPGERPKVLREIQEVPIPDTDPVYGQEGPLLELWNQNKT; encoded by the coding sequence ATGAAAGAGGACATGAACAATGTACAGACAATGTTATTCCAGGACGATGGTGTGATCCCCAATCATTCGAGTCTGCCTGTACTTCTGTATAAGGGAATTTGGGCAACAGATTCCTCTCGTGCGGAGTCGTTGCTGAACCAAAACGGATGGGGAAACAGTTGGATAAACGGCGTGTTTAATTATCATCATTATCACAGCAATGCTCACGAAGTACTTGCGGTGGTGAGTGGTTGGGTTGAGCTCATCCTTGGTGGGGAACATGGAAAGGTTGTGCGGCTTCAGGCAGGAGATGTCGTCGTATTACCTGCGGGAACCGGACATAAACGGCTGAGTGCGAGCCTTGATTTCCGCATTGCAGGGGCCTACCCAGGTGGCATGAGTTATAATACCCGAACAGGTGAACCGGGAGAGCGTCCCAAAGTTCTGCGTGAAATTCAGGAGGTTCCCATCCCGGATACCGATCCGGTCTATGGGCAAGAGGGGCCACTATTGGAGTTATGGAATCAGAACAAGACATGA